In Pseudonocardia sp. DSM 110487, the sequence GGCGAGACCCGCGGCCGCCAGCACCGTGTTGACGGTGCCGTTCTGGTTGAACGCGTACTGCCAGATGAGCGCGACCGACACGATGTTCGCGACGACGGGCGCGTAGAACAACGCGCGGAAGGCGCCGCGGAACCGCCGGATGCCGCGGTCGAGGACGAGGGCGAGCGCGAACCCGGCCGCCATCGTCAGCGGGACCCCCACCACGACGACGTAGAGCGTGTTCACCGCGGCCTGCCCGAACGCCGGGTCGGACAGCAGATCGAGGTAGTTCGCCAACCCCACGGCGTCGACGCCGAACGGGTCCCGGAGGTCGATGCCGCGGATGTCGGTCAGGCTCATCGCGAGCGATGCGACGACAGGCACCGCGGTGAACACAAGGAAGATCACGGCGAACGGCGTGAGCAGGAGCCACGCCGTCGCGGTCTGCCGGGGGCGCATCGGTTCAGTCCGTGCCGATGCTGTCGGCCTGCTTCTGGACGGCGGCCATCGCGTCCGCCGCGCTCTCCTTGCCGCGGGCGACGGACTCCATCGCCTTCCCGAGCAGCGTGGAGACCTCGTTCCACGTGCTGACCGCCGGCAGCGGCCGGACGTTCTTGAGCTGGTCGAGGAACGGCCGCAGCAGCGGTTGGCCCGCGATCGACGGGTCGTCCCACGCGGCGACGACGGCCGGCATGCTGCCGGCGGCCTCGTACTGCGCGACCTGCGTGTCCTGCTGCGCCATCGCCCGGACGACCTTCCACGCCGCCTGCTGGTTCGCCGACGCGGCGTTGACGCCCCAGCTGCCCCCGGCGAGCTGCCCCGAGTCGTTGTCGGCCCCCGCGGGGAGCACGGCCGTGCCGATGTGCGCGGCTGTCCAGCCCTCCTGCTGAGCCGTGGTGTCGAGGGTGGCGACGACCCACGGTCCGCTGATCATCGATCCGGTCTTGCCCGAGACCAGGTAGGGCTGCGAGTCGAGGAACTGCGGGGTGTCGGGGGAGGAGACGCCGGAGGTGAAGAACGAGGCGTTGAACTCGGCCGCCCCGATCACGGCCGGGTCGTCGATCTTCCACGAGGAGCCGTCGGCGGACAGGAGCGTCGCGCCTGCCTGGTGGGCGAACGTCGCGAGGGTCTGGCCGTTGTAGGTGTCCCAGCCGACGTCGGCGCCGTACCCGTGGACCGCGCCGGCCCGCTGCAGGGCCTGGAAGAACGGCACGGTCTCGTCCCAGGTCTTCGGTGCCGTGACGCCCGCGGCCTCGGCGAGGTCCTTCCGGTAGATCAGCACCCGGGTGTAGGCGTACCAGGGGACCGAGTAGGCGGTGCCGTCCCGCTCTCCCGCGGCCCACGAGCCCTCGAAGAACGAGCCCGGGTCGACGAGGCCGTCGGGAACCGGCGCGAACGCCCTGCTCGCGAGGAACTGGGTCTGCGCCTCGGTGTAGAGGAACGCGATGTCCGGGGTCGTCCCGGCCGCGATCGCGGTCTGGAGCTTGGTGTTGTACTCGTCCGACGGCACGAGGGTGATCTGCAGGTCGAGGCCGGGGTTCTGCTGACGGAAGCCGGCGAGTACCTCGCCGAGCTTCGTCGCGTCACCGTCGGGCGCCCAGAGCGTCACCGTTCCGGTCGCGGGCGAGTCGTCGACGGTCACGGCGGCGGCGTCCGATCCGCCCGCGGTGTCGCGACCGCAGCCGGTGACGACGAGCGCGGCCGCGGCGAGCAGGGCGGCGATGGTGACGAGACGAGGTCGGGGTGTGGCCATGGGGGGTCCTCGGTGGTCCTGGCACTTCTGCAACTTCGTCGCAGAAGTGGGGCTACGGGTGGGCGGGCCGTGCCGGGGTCGGGTTTCGCTACCTTGTAGCAGAAGTGTCTGGGGGTCAAGGGGTCGTTCCGCCGGTCACGCTAGGTCCCCGGTGTTTCCGGTGCGTTGCCGTGCCTGCCCGGCCGCGTAACGGGATCGGTCGATCCTTCCGAAGTCGCCGACCCGGTGCGCAAAATGGGGAGATGGACGGGCGGGAGTCTGTCGCGAGGCGGTACGCCGAGCACCTCACCGATGACGACCTGTTGGCACTCACCGGGGGACGCGCCGATCAGGTGGCGGCGCTGCGGCGGGAGCCCACGCTCGTACTGGACCTGCTCGACCGGCCGGGTGTCGCCGACGCGCTCGTCGCGGCGCGGCCCGACGAAGCGGCGCGCTTCCGGTACCTGTCGCCGTTCCTCGTGTTCGCCGCGGCGGTGCACCGGGTAGGTGACACGCTCGTGGGGCGCTCATACGTCGCTGATCGCGCGGGCCCGCGCTCGCGGGTGCCGGTCTTCGACGCACCGGTCCTCGCCGCGTTCGCCACCGATCCGGTGCACCGGCTCTTCCTCGCCGAGCTGCTGGCGTCCTACGCCCGCGTGGTGTCCGGCACGGTGTGGCGCCGCGGTGCTCGTGGCTGGCGGCGGCAGCGGTGGAACGAACTCGACCTCCCGCGCCTCGCCGCCCTCCTGGACGTCGTGAAGCCCGTCGAGCGGCCGGGGGTCTGGCGCCGCATCGGCGACGGTGCCCTGTTCCTCGCCGGGGTGTTCCCCGAGTACGCGGAGCGGGGCCTCGGCGTGGTCGAGGTCGCGCGGCTGCAACGCGCCACCGGCCTGCGTCTCGAGTCGGCCGAGGGTGCCGTCGGCGACCTGCTCGAGGAGCTGGCCGGACGGGCCTACGAGAAGGCCGGCCCCGGCGTGCCGCGTGCCGTCGTCGAGTCACCGCGCACGGCACGCCGCGTGCTCACGCTCGTCGCCGACCGATACCTGT encodes:
- a CDS encoding extracellular solute-binding protein, with protein sequence MATPRPRLVTIAALLAAAALVVTGCGRDTAGGSDAAAVTVDDSPATGTVTLWAPDGDATKLGEVLAGFRQQNPGLDLQITLVPSDEYNTKLQTAIAAGTTPDIAFLYTEAQTQFLASRAFAPVPDGLVDPGSFFEGSWAAGERDGTAYSVPWYAYTRVLIYRKDLAEAAGVTAPKTWDETVPFFQALQRAGAVHGYGADVGWDTYNGQTLATFAHQAGATLLSADGSSWKIDDPAVIGAAEFNASFFTSGVSSPDTPQFLDSQPYLVSGKTGSMISGPWVVATLDTTAQQEGWTAAHIGTAVLPAGADNDSGQLAGGSWGVNAASANQQAAWKVVRAMAQQDTQVAQYEAAGSMPAVVAAWDDPSIAGQPLLRPFLDQLKNVRPLPAVSTWNEVSTLLGKAMESVARGKESAADAMAAVQKQADSIGTD
- a CDS encoding carbohydrate ABC transporter permease, with protein sequence MRPRQTATAWLLLTPFAVIFLVFTAVPVVASLAMSLTDIRGIDLRDPFGVDAVGLANYLDLLSDPAFGQAAVNTLYVVVVGVPLTMAAGFALALVLDRGIRRFRGAFRALFYAPVVANIVSVALIWQYAFNQNGTVNTVLAAAGLAGPNWLGDERLAMPVVILLGVWRNFGTAMLLFLAGLQTLPKEVYEAAAIDGAGRWRQLRSITLPLMMPTTLLVSVLLSVFFLQVFDEPYLLTNGGPLGTTESMALFTYHQFGFGNIGTSSAASFLLLIIVAVVSALQFRILRVRT